From Firmicutes bacterium CAG:345, the proteins below share one genomic window:
- a CDS encoding dNA gyrase subunit B (product inferred by homology to UniProt): MEKEEKTSIEDEEEFEPDQEKENFDEVQVKYEVLSEEQERQQELAKADYNADDITVLEGLEPVRMRPGMYIGTTSERGLHHLIREIVDNAVDEALAGYCKNIGVTIHKDNSVTVSDDGRGIPCGIVAKTGKSAVETVYTVLHAGGKFEGSDGYKVSGGLHGVGASVVNALSLFVEVQVKREGIIHLIRFENGGHVVAPGLREIGTCPENETGTQVTFLADPTIFTQTTVYNYSEVRDYLRQTAFLNKGLCIDLYDERTPELTHDRFLYAGGIKEYVAYMNGGQRLVTPTIYYFEGKAQDIFVEAAFQPTEAQLPQIRSFCNNIRTTGGGTHEEGFRLAIGRELNNYFYKAGLNKASGESFKYEDLIEGMTVVISVKHPDPQYEGQVKDKLGNEEVRRVVSSVIGEQLKEYLMEHPDEGKLLYKRVERAYRGRKAAERARQAASKKTFTGSMPDKLADCISKNPEERELFIVEGNSAGGSAKNGRDSYTQAILPLRGKILNVQKAQATRIEKNAEIDNMIQAIGTGINDHFELSKLRYHKIIIMTDADVDGSHIRILLLTFFYRFMKPLVEQGYIYIAQPPLYQLKYAGHEYYCFREEELPVLRSKLPENAKYSLQRYKGLGEMDASQLAETTMEKDKRKLLRVTVQDAEDAETALLDLMGNNVEPRKEYISANAQFAKNLDF, translated from the coding sequence ATGGAAAAAGAAGAAAAAACTTCAATCGAAGATGAAGAAGAATTTGAACCAGATCAAGAAAAAGAAAATTTTGATGAAGTTCAAGTTAAATATGAAGTACTTTCTGAAGAACAAGAGAGACAACAAGAATTAGCAAAAGCTGATTATAATGCGGATGATATTACGGTTTTGGAAGGTCTTGAACCTGTTAGAATGCGTCCAGGTATGTATATCGGTACAACTTCTGAAAGAGGTCTTCATCACCTAATTCGAGAAATTGTCGATAATGCTGTCGATGAAGCTTTAGCTGGATATTGTAAAAATATCGGTGTTACCATTCATAAGGATAACAGCGTTACTGTTTCTGATGATGGACGTGGTATTCCATGCGGTATAGTTGCTAAAACCGGTAAATCAGCTGTTGAAACGGTTTATACAGTTTTACATGCTGGCGGTAAATTTGAAGGCTCTGATGGCTATAAGGTCTCAGGTGGTCTTCATGGTGTTGGTGCTTCTGTTGTCAACGCTTTATCATTATTTGTTGAAGTCCAAGTTAAAAGAGAAGGAATCATTCATTTGATTCGTTTTGAAAATGGCGGTCATGTTGTTGCTCCAGGTTTAAGAGAGATTGGAACTTGCCCTGAAAATGAAACAGGAACACAAGTAACATTTTTAGCAGACCCAACTATTTTCACACAAACAACAGTTTATAATTATTCAGAAGTCCGCGATTATTTGCGCCAAACAGCATTTTTAAACAAGGGATTATGCATCGATTTATATGATGAAAGAACTCCTGAATTAACTCATGATAGATTCTTATATGCTGGTGGTATTAAAGAGTATGTTGCTTATATGAATGGCGGACAACGTCTTGTAACACCGACAATCTATTATTTTGAAGGAAAAGCTCAAGATATCTTTGTAGAAGCAGCTTTCCAACCTACTGAAGCTCAACTTCCACAAATCCGTTCTTTCTGTAATAACATCAGAACTACAGGCGGCGGTACTCATGAAGAAGGATTCCGTTTAGCTATTGGTCGTGAATTGAATAATTATTTCTATAAAGCAGGCTTAAATAAAGCTAGTGGCGAATCTTTTAAATATGAAGATTTGATCGAAGGTATGACAGTAGTTATCTCTGTCAAACACCCAGATCCGCAATATGAAGGACAAGTTAAAGATAAATTAGGAAACGAAGAAGTAAGACGTGTTGTTTCCTCAGTCATCGGCGAACAATTAAAAGAATATTTAATGGAACATCCTGATGAAGGTAAATTGCTCTATAAACGTGTTGAGAGAGCTTATCGTGGAAGAAAAGCTGCCGAAAGAGCTCGTCAAGCGGCAAGCAAGAAAACATTTACTGGATCGATGCCAGATAAATTAGCTGATTGTATTTCCAAAAATCCAGAAGAGAGAGAATTGTTCATCGTTGAGGGTAATTCCGCTGGTGGTTCAGCTAAAAATGGCCGCGATAGTTATACTCAAGCTATTCTTCCTTTAAGAGGTAAAATATTAAACGTTCAAAAAGCTCAAGCTACTAGAATTGAAAAAAATGCTGAAATAGATAACATGATTCAAGCTATCGGAACAGGTATCAATGATCATTTTGAACTCAGCAAACTTCGCTATCATAAAATTATTATTATGACTGATGCTGATGTCGATGGTTCACATATTAGAATCTTACTTTTAACTTTCTTCTATCGCTTTATGAAACCACTTGTTGAGCAAGGATATATCTATATTGCTCAACCACCACTTTACCAATTGAAATATGCTGGACATGAATATTATTGTTTCCGCGAAGAAGAACTTCCTGTTTTACGTTCAAAGCTTCCAGAAAACGCTAAATATTCTTTGCAACGTTATAAAGGTCTTGGTGAAATGGATGCTTCTCAGCTCGCTGAGACAACTATGGAAAAAGATAAACGTAAATTGCTTCGAGTTACTGTTCAAGATGCTGAAGATGCTGAAACAGCGCTTCTTGATCTGATGGGCAATAATGTTGAGCCACGTAAAGAATATATCAGTGCTAACGCACAATTCGCAAAGAACTTAGACTTTTAA
- a CDS encoding dNA gyrase subunit A (product inferred by homology to UniProt) translates to MSEEKDEKLEDFDEEDSNQDSEQIEDGEKPLDPNEVTEEEANKIKGDALEGVTEGIQGGVEDTEMGPQIKSSFLEYAMSVIVARALPDARDGFKPVHRRIIYGMNAMGMQPDKPFKKSARIVGDVMGKYHPHGDSSIYDAMARLAQDFAMRYPLVDGHGNYGSQDGDEPAAMRYTEARMSKLSLEMIREINKNTVDFVDTYDGDGKEPVVLPARLPNLLINGSSGIAVGMATNIPPHNLTEVINGAQALIKNPDLTPFEMMNYIKGPDFPGGGIIMGRSGIRKYFETGSGSVCVRGKYQITEKNGRTSIVFTELPYMVNKKELAKKIMDLVNNKTIEGITGINDYSSHKVGTNFQIDLKKGVNAEITLNHLFKYTKLEDRFAVNMLALDNGIPKVLNIKQALEIYIRFQCEVIERRTKFDLEKSRNRMHILEGLIKAVNNIDEVIRIIREQKTVDLASAALIAAFGFSEAQAKAILEMRMYRLVGLEIEKLENELTELKKSIEWFESILASHDVLLQVCYDELEEIKKKYGDERRTDINESELSGEDEDLIEDRSILIALTNTGYIKRMDPSEFKVQNRGGIGVKGMSTKEDDSVQILTRSKTKTDVLFFTSNGRVFRLRGYQIPEGSRQSKGIPIVNLLQLGDKEKVLSIISVEEYDAEHYLFFVTRKGVVKRCSVDNFERINRNGKIAIELKEDDTLVDVKYTDGNCYIILGSSEGKVCMFKEEEVRSMGRTASGVKGMNLEEGGHIVGVATSLEGENILSVSEKGLAKMTNYKEYRLTKRGSKGVITMRITERTGALIAIKTVKGDESLLISTDGGTIMKTEIKQISVLGRNSSGVKLITLRDGEAISSMTLEPNVDKELEKIAEEEPVQPQEDISKAIAEELNVQGDDDDI, encoded by the coding sequence ATGAGTGAAGAAAAAGATGAAAAATTAGAAGATTTCGACGAAGAAGATTCTAATCAAGACTCCGAACAAATTGAAGATGGCGAAAAGCCTTTAGATCCTAACGAAGTTACGGAAGAAGAAGCTAATAAAATAAAAGGTGACGCCTTAGAAGGTGTTACCGAAGGTATTCAAGGTGGTGTTGAAGATACAGAAATGGGTCCTCAAATTAAAAGCTCCTTCCTTGAATATGCGATGAGCGTTATTGTTGCTCGTGCTTTGCCAGATGCTAGAGATGGTTTTAAACCAGTTCATCGCCGTATCATTTACGGTATGAATGCTATGGGTATGCAACCTGATAAACCGTTTAAAAAGTCAGCGCGTATCGTCGGTGACGTCATGGGTAAATATCACCCTCATGGCGATAGTTCTATCTATGATGCAATGGCTCGTTTAGCTCAAGATTTCGCTATGCGTTATCCTCTTGTTGATGGTCATGGTAACTATGGTAGCCAAGATGGTGATGAACCAGCAGCTATGCGTTATACCGAAGCGAGAATGAGCAAACTTTCGCTTGAAATGATTCGTGAAATCAATAAAAATACAGTAGATTTTGTTGATACATATGATGGAGATGGAAAAGAACCAGTAGTTTTACCAGCCCGTTTACCAAATCTTTTGATCAACGGCTCTTCAGGTATTGCTGTCGGTATGGCAACAAATATTCCTCCTCACAATTTGACAGAAGTAATTAATGGTGCACAAGCTTTGATAAAAAATCCAGATTTAACACCATTTGAAATGATGAATTATATCAAAGGACCTGATTTCCCAGGTGGTGGTATCATTATGGGAAGATCAGGAATTCGCAAATATTTTGAAACGGGTTCTGGCTCTGTTTGTGTTCGTGGTAAATATCAAATTACAGAGAAAAACGGCCGTACTTCTATCGTCTTTACCGAACTTCCATATATGGTCAATAAAAAAGAATTGGCTAAGAAAATTATGGATTTGGTCAATAATAAGACAATTGAAGGAATTACAGGTATCAACGATTATTCCTCTCATAAAGTTGGAACAAATTTCCAAATCGATTTGAAAAAAGGTGTCAATGCTGAAATTACATTGAATCATCTTTTCAAATATACAAAACTTGAAGACCGTTTTGCAGTTAATATGTTGGCTCTCGATAATGGTATTCCTAAAGTTTTGAATATTAAGCAAGCGTTGGAAATCTATATTCGTTTCCAATGCGAGGTTATTGAAAGAAGAACAAAATTCGATTTAGAAAAATCTCGCAACCGCATGCATATTTTAGAAGGCTTGATCAAAGCGGTAAATAATATCGATGAAGTCATCCGTATTATCCGTGAACAAAAGACAGTAGATTTAGCCTCAGCTGCTTTAATTGCTGCTTTTGGATTTAGCGAAGCTCAAGCAAAGGCTATTTTAGAGATGAGAATGTATCGTCTTGTCGGCCTTGAAATTGAGAAATTAGAAAATGAATTAACAGAACTTAAAAAATCCATCGAATGGTTTGAATCGATTCTTGCAAGTCATGATGTCTTACTCCAAGTCTGTTATGATGAACTTGAAGAAATCAAAAAGAAATATGGTGATGAACGCCGTACAGATATCAATGAAAGTGAATTGAGCGGAGAAGATGAAGATCTCATCGAAGATCGTTCAATCCTTATCGCTTTGACAAATACTGGCTACATTAAGAGAATGGATCCAAGCGAATTCAAAGTACAAAACCGCGGTGGTATCGGCGTTAAAGGTATGTCGACTAAAGAAGATGATAGCGTTCAAATTTTAACGCGTTCAAAGACTAAGACCGATGTTTTATTCTTTACATCTAATGGTCGTGTATTCCGCTTAAGAGGATACCAAATTCCGGAAGGAAGCCGTCAATCTAAAGGAATACCAATTGTCAATTTATTGCAACTTGGTGATAAAGAAAAAGTATTATCCATCATCTCTGTTGAAGAATATGATGCAGAACATTATTTATTCTTTGTCACAAGAAAAGGCGTTGTAAAACGTTGTTCAGTTGATAATTTTGAACGCATAAATCGAAATGGTAAAATCGCAATAGAACTCAAAGAAGATGATACTTTAGTAGATGTTAAATATACTGATGGAAATTGCTATATCATTTTAGGATCATCCGAAGGTAAGGTCTGTATGTTCAAAGAAGAAGAAGTTAGATCGATGGGCCGTACAGCTAGTGGTGTCAAAGGTATGAACCTTGAAGAAGGTGGTCATATTGTTGGTGTTGCTACTTCCTTAGAGGGAGAAAATATTCTTTCTGTTTCTGAAAAAGGGTTAGCTAAGATGACAAACTACAAAGAATATCGTTTGACAAAACGTGGTTCTAAGGGTGTTATCACAATGCGTATCACAGAAAGAACTGGTGCATTAATTGCTATCAAGACTGTCAAAGGAGATGAATCATTACTCATTTCTACAGATGGTGGTACCATCATGAAGACAGAGATTAAACAGATTTCTGTTTTAGGACGTAACTCATCTGGTGTTAAATTGATTACTTTAAGAGATGGAGAAGCTATTTCTTCGATGACTCTTGAACCAAATGTTGATAAGGAACTCGAAAAGATTGCTGAAGAAGAACCTGTTCAACCACAAGAAGATATTTCCAAAGCAATCGCCGAAGAATTAAATGTTCAAGGTGATGATGATGATATCTGA
- a CDS encoding group 1 glycosyl transferase (product inferred by homology to UniProt), with the protein MMISDNLIIFVPNIVRAKNNFVRTRLSCFVKKLIEANGYKTTNDSSENYDIIHFPSYLDYIDNDYVIKGKKRNKRFIINGLTSVEEFEKIENNTFRLKKEVIEVYNEAFTVIVFFETQKIALRHLGITSPIQVIKPIGEKFKEDTEIFKTSFASAYGLQNSQKYVINYGLYDSDAFDDYANLARIMPDLEFYYFGKKFDSFLISKRYEDTKRIPNLHFENLPPIELVDAMFYSSTLFLVTTNHKIDCLYLMDCMLNRIPIVIKKNVFFEEMIENHAIEVDNFDDFYNSVRNILQNNKIEEAYEYASKITYETEKGKLARIYEKYLKL; encoded by the coding sequence ATGATGATATCTGATAATTTAATTATATTTGTACCAAACATAGTGCGAGCAAAAAACAATTTTGTTCGCACTAGATTAAGTTGTTTTGTAAAAAAACTCATTGAAGCAAATGGATATAAAACAACAAATGATTCTAGTGAAAACTATGATATTATCCATTTTCCTAGTTATTTAGACTATATTGATAACGATTATGTTATAAAAGGAAAAAAGCGAAACAAAAGATTTATTATCAATGGTCTCACCAGTGTTGAAGAATTTGAAAAGATTGAAAATAATACTTTTAGATTAAAAAAAGAAGTTATTGAAGTTTATAATGAAGCTTTTACTGTCATCGTATTTTTTGAAACACAGAAAATAGCTCTTCGACATTTAGGAATTACTTCACCTATTCAAGTTATTAAACCGATAGGTGAAAAATTTAAAGAAGATACTGAGATATTTAAAACATCTTTTGCTTCAGCCTATGGTTTACAAAATTCACAAAAATATGTAATCAATTACGGTCTTTATGATTCTGATGCTTTTGATGATTATGCAAATCTAGCGAGAATTATGCCAGATTTAGAATTTTATTATTTTGGTAAAAAGTTTGATTCGTTTTTGATCAGCAAAAGATATGAAGATACTAAAAGAATACCTAATCTTCATTTTGAAAATCTTCCTCCGATTGAACTTGTCGATGCAATGTTTTATTCGAGCACATTATTTTTAGTTACAACAAATCATAAAATTGATTGCTTATATTTGATGGACTGCATGCTCAATAGAATACCTATTGTCATTAAGAAAAATGTGTTTTTTGAAGAAATGATAGAAAATCACGCAATTGAAGTTGATAATTTTGATGATTTCTATAATAGTGTTCGAAATATTTTGCAAAACAATAAAATTGAAGAAGCCTATGAATATGCAAGTAAAATTACATATGAAACCGAGAAGGGAAAACTTGCTCGGATTTATGAGAAGTATTTAAAGTTATGA
- a CDS encoding chloride transporter ClC family (product inferred by homology to UniProt) — protein MKRINPYISKERMSKYILNSLLPILFNGIIIGMLVGVVVWGYNFCAEHIVEFSSHIYKSVHENLVFMPLLLLGVGLIACLMALLLKFIPELAGSGIPYTEGVMRGQLKFKKVKMFFGTIIYSFITFFAGLPLGSEGPSVQLGGLVGNNVNAVEEKIRWRSKAWNRLSITSGASAGLAVAFNAPLTGLIFALEEGHKKFSPTILLSTASTVIFALLTSRLLNYVCHIKDSFNYFIFDFGNIEVLPYNSLWLLIILGLGIGIVAALFSLLLHYIRVFYAKFKIKPIVKLLIAFLSVGIIGVFFTDVLGGGSSLIKKLVMFDENGAFVLGAGSVALLLLFKVVLISLSSTSGTTGGLFIPLLTIGALVGGLFGHLFISLGVMEEQYYTMFIVIAMASMMAAVVRAPLTGIILVSEITGQLLNGFLQTAVVVVIAYFVVQLLNITPLYDELLDGTLDALHKGKTKKRLIIEEKIDEGSFVVGRSIRDILWPAGVYIVSVARMKRDGQVAYSNDDKEGERLIHAGDVYMMKADTYDIDATLDELRALTSVEKRIDDDKVTIVDNGDKKIKESLEKND, from the coding sequence ATGAAAAGAATAAATCCATATATTTCAAAAGAAAGAATGTCAAAATATATTTTGAATTCTCTGCTTCCAATATTATTTAATGGCATAATTATTGGAATGCTTGTTGGTGTAGTGGTATGGGGGTACAATTTCTGTGCAGAACATATCGTTGAATTTTCTAGCCATATTTATAAAAGTGTCCACGAAAATTTAGTTTTTATGCCACTATTGCTTTTAGGAGTTGGTCTTATAGCTTGTTTGATGGCTTTGCTTTTAAAATTTATTCCAGAGCTTGCCGGTTCTGGTATTCCTTATACTGAAGGGGTAATGCGTGGGCAGTTGAAATTTAAAAAAGTGAAGATGTTTTTTGGAACTATAATTTATAGTTTCATAACATTTTTTGCTGGATTACCTTTAGGAAGTGAAGGTCCTTCTGTTCAATTAGGAGGACTTGTAGGTAATAACGTTAACGCTGTTGAAGAAAAGATACGCTGGAGAAGTAAAGCGTGGAATAGACTTTCTATTACATCGGGTGCTTCTGCTGGTTTAGCTGTTGCTTTCAACGCTCCTTTAACCGGTTTGATTTTCGCTTTGGAAGAAGGACATAAAAAATTCTCACCAACCATTTTATTATCAACTGCTAGTACAGTTATTTTCGCTTTATTAACAAGCAGATTATTAAATTATGTATGCCATATCAAAGATAGTTTTAATTATTTTATCTTTGATTTTGGAAATATAGAAGTATTGCCATATAATAGCCTTTGGCTTTTAATTATTCTCGGTTTAGGAATAGGTATAGTCGCTGCATTATTTTCTTTATTGCTCCATTATATTCGTGTATTCTATGCTAAATTTAAAATAAAACCAATTGTAAAATTACTTATAGCTTTCCTCTCTGTTGGAATCATCGGAGTATTTTTTACCGATGTTTTAGGCGGAGGCAGTTCTCTTATTAAAAAGTTGGTTATGTTTGATGAAAATGGTGCTTTTGTTTTAGGAGCTGGTTCGGTTGCTTTATTGCTTTTATTTAAAGTAGTTCTTATTTCCTTATCTTCAACTTCGGGAACTACCGGTGGTTTATTTATTCCTCTTTTAACTATTGGTGCTTTAGTCGGTGGTTTATTCGGTCACTTATTCATTTCTTTAGGAGTTATGGAAGAGCAATATTATACAATGTTTATTGTCATAGCTATGGCCAGTATGATGGCTGCTGTTGTTAGAGCTCCGCTTACAGGTATAATTCTTGTTTCAGAAATTACTGGACAATTATTAAATGGTTTCTTGCAAACAGCAGTAGTTGTTGTCATTGCATATTTTGTTGTTCAACTTTTAAATATAACTCCATTATATGATGAATTACTTGATGGAACATTAGATGCTTTACATAAAGGGAAAACAAAAAAGAGACTTATCATTGAAGAAAAAATTGATGAAGGATCTTTTGTTGTTGGAAGAAGTATTAGAGATATTTTATGGCCAGCTGGAGTATATATTGTCTCTGTTGCTAGAATGAAACGCGATGGTCAGGTTGCTTATTCTAACGATGATAAAGAAGGTGAAAGACTTATTCATGCTGGAGATGTCTATATGATGAAAGCTGATACATATGATATCGATGCAACATTAGATGAATTAAGGGCTTTGACCAGTGTTGAAAAAAGAATTGACGATGATAAAGTTACCATTGTTGATAACGGAGATAAAAAGATTAAAGAATCATTAGAAAAAAATGATTAA
- a CDS encoding putative uncharacterized protein (product inferred by homology to UniProt) translates to MNFYGREEEQKRIDYLLSKADFASGIVYGRHRLGKTELLRHCFYKSKKTFIIYQCNQENERSNIDDLVKIIKDTLGIKNLYFESFIDVIEFLFEYAQDKELCFAIDEYPYVRKIIDGLDSKLQRLIDNFQNKTKIKFFLLGSSIATMESILSESNPLYRRFNLSILLKEMDYYDSAKFYSSFSNEDKVKLYAAFGGVPFYNKQIDSKLTVKENIINLLSGQFSHLLSEITANIKEELVKINNAYTVFSSIAGGAFHYSDILAKSRINLTSSLYDTLEVLRKMDLISYVCPINDKNNKKKFGYVLTDSAVFFYYKFIYHNLSSQNILNDEMFYDNYIEEGFLNDFVPKAFEKIAKQYLIRKNMEGLIKPFIEDIGTYWYDNPKEKKNGQFDLVTKSKDGYIVYEVKFTNSKIDNKIVKEEISQIAETNLNPINFGFVSKSGFDISNDNNYILISLDDIYY, encoded by the coding sequence ATGAATTTTTATGGCAGAGAAGAAGAACAAAAAAGAATAGATTATTTATTATCGAAAGCTGATTTTGCTTCTGGAATTGTTTATGGAAGACATCGTCTTGGTAAAACAGAATTATTGAGACATTGTTTCTATAAATCTAAAAAAACTTTTATTATTTATCAATGTAACCAAGAGAATGAAAGAAGCAATATTGATGATTTAGTCAAGATTATAAAGGATACTTTAGGAATAAAAAATTTATATTTTGAATCATTTATTGATGTCATAGAATTTCTTTTTGAATATGCCCAGGATAAAGAACTATGTTTTGCAATTGATGAATATCCATATGTCAGAAAGATAATTGATGGATTAGATTCTAAATTGCAAAGATTAATTGATAATTTTCAAAATAAGACTAAAATAAAATTTTTCTTACTAGGTAGCAGCATTGCAACAATGGAAAGTATTTTAAGTGAAAGCAATCCGTTATATAGAAGATTTAATCTTTCTATTTTGTTAAAGGAAATGGATTATTATGATTCAGCTAAATTTTATAGTAGCTTTTCAAATGAAGATAAAGTTAAACTTTATGCTGCTTTTGGTGGAGTTCCTTTTTATAATAAACAAATTGATTCTAAATTGACAGTAAAAGAAAATATTATCAATTTATTAAGTGGACAATTTTCTCATTTGTTATCTGAAATAACAGCTAACATCAAGGAAGAATTGGTAAAAATTAATAATGCATATACAGTTTTTTCAAGTATTGCTGGAGGAGCTTTTCATTATTCGGATATTTTAGCAAAGTCACGGATAAATTTAACCAGTTCGCTATATGATACTTTAGAAGTTTTGAGAAAAATGGATCTTATATCATATGTTTGTCCTATTAATGATAAAAATAATAAGAAAAAATTTGGTTATGTATTAACAGATAGTGCGGTGTTTTTTTACTATAAGTTTATTTATCATAATCTCTCTAGTCAAAATATTTTAAATGATGAAATGTTTTATGACAATTATATAGAAGAAGGATTTTTAAATGATTTTGTTCCTAAAGCTTTTGAGAAAATTGCTAAGCAATATTTGATTAGAAAAAATATGGAAGGGCTTATAAAACCATTTATCGAAGATATAGGAACATATTGGTATGATAACCCTAAAGAAAAAAAGAATGGTCAATTTGATTTAGTTACTAAATCTAAAGATGGATATATTGTTTATGAAGTTAAATTTACTAATTCTAAAATAGATAATAAAATTGTTAAAGAAGAAATATCTCAAATTGCGGAAACTAATTTAAACCCTATCAATTTTGGCTTTGTTTCAAAATCAGGTTTTGATATCAGCAATGATAATAATTATATATTGATATCATTAGATGACATTTATTATTAA
- a CDS encoding putative uncharacterized protein (product inferred by homology to UniProt): protein MTLGERIAQLRKNKNMTQEDLAEELSVSRQTISSWENDGSLPSTDQFVKLAKCFDVSLDYLILNKEEEKNNKDENKEMKFHILNMVIFFIIGFMPLLNIIISYATYRAWIGLLVYVIFVGISIFGFFLNSYHFKYSSSYTDSNRLRLGKDSIVMTFISFLSIGIYLPLPIMDVIYKAIGHVAISATVIPTFSNYLIGALIGVIVVFIPIYFIDKKIKSDYKMTDNGLFKELIIENIFPFVSMVSIIVGFLFVTAMGSQYIDGFMTILGNILGGIFIFFVPMLTCFLINRHKNRCYKIPMILSIIPSLFFYVKSLNTSDNVSVIETSICLAISSLFVIYLLVIAIKNKNKNFYLLFGVSVLTLFATFLSAVGRNLENTFYITLIIAVVGIFAYMVVNSIVYAKNKRIEQKVIENN from the coding sequence ATGACACTAGGTGAAAGAATAGCACAGCTAAGAAAAAATAAGAATATGACTCAGGAGGATTTAGCTGAAGAATTATCCGTATCAAGACAAACTATTTCAAGTTGGGAAAATGATGGTTCTTTGCCTTCAACAGATCAATTTGTTAAATTGGCTAAATGTTTTGATGTCAGTCTTGATTATCTTATTTTAAATAAGGAAGAAGAGAAGAATAACAAGGATGAAAATAAGGAGATGAAATTCCATATATTAAATATGGTTATATTCTTCATTATAGGTTTTATGCCTTTGTTGAATATCATCATTTCTTATGCAACTTATCGGGCATGGATCGGGTTACTGGTTTATGTTATTTTTGTTGGAATATCTATTTTTGGATTTTTCCTCAATTCTTATCATTTTAAATATAGTTCTAGCTATACGGATTCAAATAGATTGAGACTAGGAAAAGATTCTATTGTTATGACATTTATCTCCTTTTTATCAATAGGTATCTATCTTCCATTACCAATTATGGATGTTATATATAAGGCGATAGGACATGTTGCTATTTCTGCTACTGTAATTCCAACTTTTTCTAATTATTTAATTGGAGCTTTAATTGGTGTTATTGTAGTTTTTATTCCAATTTACTTTATTGATAAAAAAATAAAATCTGATTACAAGATGACTGATAATGGCCTTTTTAAAGAATTGATTATAGAAAATATTTTCCCATTTGTTTCTATGGTTTCAATCATTGTTGGATTTCTTTTTGTCACAGCTATGGGGAGTCAATATATCGATGGCTTTATGACAATTTTAGGAAATATTTTAGGAGGAATATTTATATTCTTTGTTCCAATGCTAACTTGTTTTTTGATCAATAGACATAAAAATAGATGTTATAAAATACCGATGATTTTATCTATTATTCCTTCTTTATTTTTCTATGTTAAATCACTTAATACAAGTGATAATGTTTCTGTAATTGAAACATCTATTTGCTTAGCTATTTCTTCATTATTTGTAATATATCTATTAGTTATAGCGATTAAGAATAAAAATAAGAATTTCTATTTATTATTTGGCGTAAGTGTTTTAACTTTATTTGCAACATTCTTATCTGCTGTCGGAAGAAATTTAGAAAATACATTCTATATTACTTTGATAATTGCTGTTGTTGGTATATTTGCTTATATGGTTGTTAACTCAATTGTTTATGCTAAAAACAAAAGAATAGAACAAAAAGTTATAGAAAATAATTAA
- a CDS encoding predicted transcriptional regulator (product inferred by homology to UniProt), producing the protein MFQDKLKDLRKEKGITQNELAKEIFVSRSLIAKFETGTVFPSREILEKIALYFDVPISELIEQDEATLVAVEAQDISKKINLVALITILIIAASYSIIGFLPIIRCCRYVYPIPPGQDYPNFEYYFVSIFSGSYNYRNPIGLISFFISICVVIFSILSLVLKKKYTPILRLVTYLLFFIDVFVALAAVFCCLSYIS; encoded by the coding sequence ATGTTTCAGGATAAACTTAAAGATTTAAGAAAAGAAAAGGGCATCACACAAAATGAATTGGCTAAAGAAATTTTTGTTTCAAGGAGTCTTATAGCAAAATTTGAAACAGGTACAGTTTTTCCTAGTAGAGAAATTTTAGAAAAGATTGCTTTATATTTTGATGTTCCAATTTCTGAACTTATAGAGCAAGATGAAGCAACATTGGTAGCTGTTGAGGCTCAAGATATTTCTAAAAAGATAAATCTAGTAGCTTTGATTACAATTTTGATAATTGCTGCTTCTTATTCGATAATTGGTTTTCTTCCCATTATTAGATGCTGTAGATATGTTTATCCAATTCCTCCTGGTCAAGATTATCCTAATTTTGAGTATTATTTTGTTAGCATATTTAGTGGATCATATAATTATAGAAATCCGATTGGTTTGATTTCATTTTTTATCAGTATTTGTGTTGTTATATTTTCTATTCTTAGTTTGGTGTTAAAAAAGAAATATACGCCTATTTTAAGGCTTGTAACATATCTTTTATTTTTTATCGATGTTTTTGTTGCTTTGGCAGCTGTCTTTTGTTGTTTAAGTTATATTTCTTAA